In a single window of the Pontibacter russatus genome:
- a CDS encoding outer membrane beta-barrel protein, with protein sequence MSSAANDKRGKLEEEFRNRMYDAEASPSQQLWVRIDHRLTVQENGEYKKRAIYYRQLAAACIVLLLLVGGAGAYYFGGAPAAQQPLSTVSPASPAPAAPGQQNNNPAQTEAAIAAAETATEQEPTAEGGPDDASSQAAGRAVRAVAAAEAGSETGTDTSIGYIEAAPGNGAATENPIALTTPATAGGSESVTGTRPLSIYKSIRNTIAAMSEAAEAPAFPIRGVTRQSFSSPAATQQPVADGFVKQNEQVMARARQQEEARKALAIARSETAAADAKKSKKEDREESGRWSLGMAYAPSYFDQNIGMSNPMMGASSRQTFMAGGPATALSSLYMDQASEEYDENSDMGFSYGVEMKTSFRLGKKLKLLTGLGFLQNTSRSKSSYVVQQFWGNAYADAYSSSGPSSIFLPSISRSSGTDSLMVARAPEYKVNHRYRYLTVPVGLQYEGNMGKDWFWYGGAGVAANILLQTTILASASDVSDVEYDVNENSPFRKLQWSGNLSAGVGKRLASHISVTLGPEFRSYFATLLADPENTQAPQGRPYTVGVNMAVNYELGSGKKDR encoded by the coding sequence ATGTCATCAGCAGCTAACGATAAGCGCGGCAAACTCGAGGAAGAGTTCAGGAACCGCATGTACGATGCTGAGGCGTCTCCGTCTCAGCAGCTCTGGGTCCGCATAGACCACCGCCTGACGGTGCAGGAAAACGGCGAGTACAAGAAGCGCGCTATATATTACCGCCAGCTGGCCGCCGCCTGCATTGTGCTGCTGCTACTGGTGGGCGGGGCAGGCGCCTATTACTTCGGCGGCGCCCCGGCAGCACAGCAGCCCCTGTCCACCGTGTCTCCCGCATCTCCTGCGCCTGCTGCCCCAGGCCAGCAAAATAACAACCCGGCACAAACAGAAGCCGCCATCGCCGCTGCCGAAACTGCAACAGAACAGGAGCCGACAGCGGAAGGCGGGCCCGATGATGCCAGCAGCCAGGCTGCCGGACGTGCGGTGAGGGCAGTGGCTGCCGCCGAAGCAGGGTCTGAAACCGGAACAGATACGTCCATTGGCTATATAGAGGCAGCGCCCGGTAACGGAGCGGCAACGGAAAATCCCATCGCCCTCACAACACCTGCGACTGCGGGCGGCTCTGAATCGGTAACCGGAACAAGGCCGCTTTCTATATATAAATCCATCCGGAACACCATCGCCGCGATGTCCGAGGCAGCGGAAGCGCCTGCGTTTCCTATTCGAGGGGTGACCCGCCAGTCTTTTTCCTCCCCAGCCGCCACGCAACAGCCTGTTGCCGACGGTTTTGTAAAGCAGAATGAGCAGGTAATGGCGCGCGCCAGGCAGCAGGAGGAAGCGCGGAAGGCGCTGGCTATAGCCCGCAGCGAGACCGCCGCCGCTGACGCAAAAAAATCAAAGAAAGAGGACCGGGAAGAAAGCGGCCGGTGGTCGCTGGGGATGGCGTACGCGCCGAGCTACTTCGACCAGAACATTGGCATGTCGAACCCGATGATGGGGGCTTCCAGCAGGCAAACCTTCATGGCGGGCGGTCCCGCCACTGCCCTGTCGTCTTTATATATGGACCAGGCCAGCGAGGAGTATGACGAGAACTCCGACATGGGCTTTTCTTATGGCGTGGAGATGAAAACCAGTTTCAGGCTGGGCAAGAAGCTGAAGCTGCTGACAGGGCTTGGTTTCCTGCAAAACACCTCCCGCTCCAAATCAAGCTACGTGGTGCAGCAGTTCTGGGGAAACGCCTACGCCGATGCCTATAGCTCCAGCGGGCCTTCCTCCATCTTCCTGCCCTCCATCAGCAGAAGCTCTGGAACAGACTCGCTGATGGTGGCCAGAGCGCCTGAGTACAAGGTGAACCACCGCTACCGCTACCTCACAGTGCCCGTAGGCCTGCAGTACGAAGGCAACATGGGCAAAGACTGGTTCTGGTACGGCGGGGCGGGCGTGGCGGCCAACATCCTGCTGCAGACCACCATCCTCGCCTCCGCCTCCGACGTGAGCGACGTGGAGTACGACGTGAACGAGAACTCGCCTTTCCGCAAACTGCAGTGGTCGGGCAACCTGTCGGCAGGTGTGGGCAAGCGCCTGGCCAGCCATATATCTGTAACCCTGGGCCCCGAGTTCCGAAGCTACTTCGCCACGCTGCTGGCGGATCCGGAGAACACGCAGGCCCCGCAGGGCAGGCCTTACACCGTCGGGGTGAACATGGCCGTGAACTACGAGCTGGGCTCGGGTAAAAAAGACAGGTGA